A DNA window from Pseudodesulfovibrio thermohalotolerans contains the following coding sequences:
- the gmk gene encoding guanylate kinase: MDDPKFRLGQVLVVCAPSGTGKSTLISMLREEFPDFGFSVSYTTRAPRGDEQDGREYHFVSRETFVAMRSRGAFCEWAEVHGNFYGTATKPVEEMLNRGRDVLFDIDVQGAKQLRKTFYKGTFVFLLPPSREELVRRLKGRGTDSEESIAKRLANAAGELAQAEWFDYWVVNETLEEAYSELKAVYLAGKCKPSLRPGILDNIMKTWENNG, encoded by the coding sequence CTGGACGATCCCAAATTCAGGCTGGGGCAGGTCCTTGTCGTGTGCGCGCCCAGCGGCACCGGCAAGAGCACGCTCATTTCCATGCTCCGCGAGGAGTTCCCGGACTTCGGGTTTTCCGTCTCCTACACCACCCGCGCCCCGCGCGGCGATGAACAGGACGGCCGGGAATATCATTTCGTTTCTCGCGAAACCTTTGTCGCCATGCGCAGCCGCGGCGCGTTCTGCGAATGGGCCGAGGTGCACGGCAATTTCTACGGCACGGCCACCAAGCCTGTTGAGGAAATGTTGAACCGGGGGCGGGACGTACTCTTCGACATCGACGTGCAGGGCGCAAAACAGCTTCGGAAGACCTTTTACAAGGGCACTTTCGTCTTTCTGCTGCCCCCGTCCCGCGAGGAGCTGGTTCGTCGCTTGAAAGGACGCGGCACCGATTCCGAGGAGTCCATCGCCAAGCGTCTGGCCAATGCCGCGGGCGAGCTGGCCCAGGCCGAGTGGTTCGATTACTGGGTGGTCAACGAGACCCTTGAAGAAGCCTACAGCGAACTCAAGGCCGTTTATCTGGCCGGTAAATGCAAGCCGTCTCTTCGGCCCGGCATTCTCGACAACATCATGAAGACTTGGGAAAACAATGGCTGA
- the pyrF gene encoding orotidine-5'-phosphate decarboxylase — protein sequence MAELVVALDFKDADSALSMARTLRGTAPWMKVGLELFTAEGPKMVSGLKELGFKVFLDLKFFDIPNTVQGAVRSAVRLGADMVNIHALGGERMARAAMEGCAEGVAPGQTPPLVLAVTMLTSMAAGDLPVESAPDPSEMALDLAVKAKQYGLNGVVCSGLEVERIKAACGSSFACLTPGIRPASAEAGDQRRVVTPERAVRNGSDFLVVGRPITKAERPEEAARAIIEEMSRAR from the coding sequence ATGGCTGAACTTGTCGTCGCCCTGGATTTCAAGGATGCTGATTCGGCCTTGTCCATGGCTCGGACCCTGCGGGGGACCGCGCCGTGGATGAAGGTCGGACTGGAGCTGTTCACGGCCGAAGGCCCCAAGATGGTCTCCGGACTCAAGGAATTGGGGTTCAAGGTCTTCCTGGATTTGAAGTTTTTCGACATTCCCAACACCGTGCAGGGCGCGGTGCGTTCGGCCGTTCGGCTGGGCGCGGACATGGTCAACATCCATGCCCTGGGCGGAGAGCGCATGGCCCGGGCGGCCATGGAGGGTTGCGCCGAGGGCGTCGCCCCCGGACAGACGCCTCCTCTGGTTCTGGCCGTGACAATGCTGACCAGCATGGCGGCGGGCGATCTGCCCGTCGAGAGCGCCCCGGACCCTTCCGAGATGGCCCTTGACCTGGCTGTGAAAGCCAAGCAATATGGCTTGAATGGAGTGGTCTGTTCCGGTTTGGAAGTGGAGCGGATCAAGGCGGCTTGCGGGAGTTCGTTTGCCTGCCTCACCCCCGGCATTCGCCCGGCTTCGGCCGAGGCCGGGGATCAGCGGCGGGTGGTCACTCCGGAGCGGGCTGTGCGCAACGGGTCGGATTTCCTGGTGGTGGGCAGGCCCATCACCAAGGCGGAGCGGCCCGAAGAAGCGGCTCGGGCGATCATCGAGGAGATGAGCCGGGCGCGATAG
- a CDS encoding tetratricopeptide repeat protein, whose translation MADREQDAGTRHEIVRDGAERIKGVFSTQTVARVGTGTTQRKTIQKTYWDVEELESGEISVQPLNRNYVPSGPKRSVPREDFLTKFNPEPEFYVSTVYPAMKELDGAIVRGEKHRERGAAYSAEFEFKRAMDIDEENVRANFGLGLTYLDRGDQAKANDIFERLVDLDAAFDAEHKHLFNDFGINMRKNKMYDQALKYYLRAEQLVQNDEHLYHNIARCYFEKGNIEGCRKYLLKSLELNPGLEASLKFWAFLQEKGYVGKDEGPDVSAVRHASRSGNDTHAAGGEKPAPSTPIKLD comes from the coding sequence ATGGCCGATCGGGAGCAGGATGCCGGAACGAGGCATGAGATAGTGCGCGACGGCGCGGAGAGGATCAAGGGTGTCTTCTCCACGCAGACCGTCGCCAGGGTCGGCACGGGGACCACGCAGCGCAAGACGATTCAGAAGACCTACTGGGACGTCGAGGAGCTGGAGTCCGGCGAAATTTCCGTTCAGCCTTTGAACCGCAACTACGTGCCCTCCGGCCCGAAGCGGTCCGTGCCGCGCGAAGATTTTTTGACCAAGTTCAATCCCGAACCTGAGTTTTACGTCTCCACCGTCTATCCGGCCATGAAGGAGCTGGACGGGGCCATTGTGCGCGGTGAAAAGCACCGCGAGCGGGGCGCGGCCTATTCGGCCGAGTTCGAGTTCAAGCGGGCCATGGACATCGACGAGGAAAACGTCCGGGCCAACTTCGGCCTGGGGCTGACGTACCTCGACCGGGGCGATCAGGCCAAGGCCAACGACATCTTCGAGCGTCTGGTGGACCTTGATGCCGCCTTCGACGCCGAGCATAAACACCTGTTCAACGACTTCGGCATCAACATGCGGAAGAACAAGATGTACGACCAGGCCCTGAAGTATTATCTTCGGGCCGAGCAACTCGTCCAGAACGACGAGCACCTCTACCACAATATCGCCCGCTGTTACTTTGAGAAAGGAAACATAGAGGGGTGTCGGAAGTACCTGCTCAAGAGCCTGGAGTTGAATCCGGGGCTGGAAGCGAGCCTGAAATTCTGGGCTTTTCTCCAGGAAAAAGGGTACGTGGGCAAGGACGAGGGGCCGGACGTGTCGGCTGTGCGGCACGCTTCCCGGTCCGGGAACGATACCCATGCGGCTGGCGGGGAAAAACCGGCCC